From the Montipora capricornis isolate CH-2021 chromosome 2, ASM3666992v2, whole genome shotgun sequence genome, one window contains:
- the LOC138029805 gene encoding QRFP-like peptide receptor, producing MKNNTTRPSLNEFISTQDILFASLYSFIIIFGVTGNCLVIIIVRKTPSMHTTTNYLLMNLAVADLLTLLLCPGLYDFALTSVRLQGLTGDLICKLFAGNAIVPISINASVLTVCTIAVERYLALAKPFHTTLRMSKTSVGYVVAMLWIVAVVSCIPDIIANTFNISASSRYPCKRPWTLQEYTFQKPYIIFTCICFGFVSSLVVLFCYIEIVRGLYFTKTICSASTITEAERLEKKQLARLLVWLSIAFALCSLPFAIFFTFLVFADTSIVQTNYDKLYFLHRISRFLLISNSFWNPILYACQSSNYRNELRHFCTCCEIVFFWCFRKENRVAHTDEADPGVNGNHIALEMAHGKDNLATNPVNAINTFKERGSRQAFMLA from the coding sequence ATGAAGAATAATACTACAAGGCCATCTCTTAATGAGTTCATCTCAACTCAGGATATACTTTTTGCGTCGTTGTACTCGTTTATTATTATCTTTGGCGTCACTGGAAACTGCCTGGTGATCATCATTGTTCGCAAAACACCATCAATGCACACAACAACCAACTACCTCCTGATGAACTTGGCTGTTGCTGATTTATTGACTCTCTTACTCTGTCCTGGATTATATGACTTTGCTCTCACATCGGTTCGTCTTCAGGGACTCACAGGAGATTTGATCTGCAAGCTGTTTGCGGGAAATGCCATTGTACCAATCTCCATCAACGCATCAGTTCTCACGGTTTGCACAATTGCAGTAGAAAGATATTTGGCACTTGCTAAACCTTTTCATACCACATTGAGAATGTCCAAGACATCCGTTGGATATGTTGTTGCTATGCTTTGGATTGTTGCCGTAGTATCTTGCATCCCTGATATTATAGCCAATACTTTTAACATCAGTGCATCCTCCAGGTACCCGTGCAAACGCCCGTGGACTTTACAGGAGTACACTTTTCAGAAGCCGTATATTATATTTACTTGCATCTGTTTTGGTTTCGTAAGCTCTCTCGTGGTTTTATTTTGTTACATTGAAATTGTTCGAGGTTTGTACTTCACAAAAACAATCTGCTCGGCATCTACTATTACAGAAGCTGAAAGGCTGGAAAAGAAACAACTGGCTCGTCTTCTTGTGTGGCTAAGCATAGCGTTTGCTCTTTGCTCTTTGCCATTTGCAATATTTTTTACGTTCCTAGTTTTTGCGGACACAAGCATCGTGCAAACCAACTATGACAAATTGTACTTTCTTCATAGAATATCTCGATTTTTGCTTATCTCAAATTCATTTTGGAATCCAATTTTATACGCCTGTCAGAGCTCTAACTACCGCAATGAGCTCCGCCATTTTTGCACTTGTtgtgaaattgttttcttctggTGTTTTCGAAAGGAAAACCGTGTTGCACACACAGACGAGGCCGACCCAGGGGTCAATGGAAATCACATCGCTTTAGAAATGGCTCACGGAAAAGACAACTTGGCTACTAACCCAGTTAACGCGATAAATACTTTTAAGGAAAGAGGTTCCAGACAAGCTTTTATGCTGGCCTGA